A portion of the Microbacterium hominis genome contains these proteins:
- a CDS encoding M18 family aminopeptidase has product MPAAPETLAHAADLAAFVEASPSSFHAAAEVAARLESAGFTRLDEAAAWPAPAGGRFLVVRDGAVLAWVVPPSATASTGVRIFGAHSDSPAFKLKPKPTTGKLGWLQAGVEIYGGPLLNSWLDRELRLAGRLVLDDGSTALAATGPLLRLPQLAIHLDRDVNSGLALDKQSQTQPVWGLGASDSADILGELAREAGVDAARIRGYDIVTADAARGATFGLDDVFFASGRLDDLASVHAGVVALERAADGFDADHIAMLAVFDHEEVGSGTRSGAAGPFLSDVLERLWLSLGADREQQLRALAASWCVSSDVGHSVHPNYADKHDPVVQPMLGSGPILKINANQRYATDAAGAAAWNTWCAEAGVHSQEFVSNNGVPCGSTIGPITATRLGIRTVDVGIPILSMHSARELAGVSDLWDLARVAEVFFRG; this is encoded by the coding sequence GTGCCCGCAGCACCCGAGACCCTCGCGCACGCCGCCGATCTGGCCGCGTTCGTCGAGGCATCCCCGTCCAGCTTCCATGCCGCCGCCGAGGTGGCCGCCCGCCTGGAGAGTGCGGGGTTCACGCGCCTCGACGAGGCCGCGGCCTGGCCGGCGCCGGCGGGCGGGAGGTTCCTCGTCGTGCGCGACGGAGCGGTGCTCGCGTGGGTGGTCCCGCCGTCGGCGACGGCGTCGACGGGCGTGCGCATCTTCGGGGCGCACAGCGACTCACCCGCCTTCAAGCTCAAGCCCAAGCCCACCACGGGCAAGCTCGGGTGGCTGCAGGCGGGCGTGGAGATCTACGGCGGCCCGCTGCTGAACTCCTGGCTCGACCGCGAGCTGCGCCTCGCGGGGCGCCTGGTGCTCGACGACGGCTCCACCGCGCTCGCCGCGACGGGGCCGCTGCTGCGCCTGCCGCAGCTGGCGATCCACCTCGACCGCGACGTCAACAGCGGGCTCGCCCTCGACAAGCAGTCCCAGACCCAGCCGGTGTGGGGCCTGGGCGCCTCCGACTCGGCCGACATCCTCGGCGAGCTCGCCCGAGAGGCGGGAGTGGATGCCGCCCGCATCCGCGGGTACGACATCGTCACCGCCGACGCCGCGCGGGGCGCCACGTTCGGGCTCGACGACGTGTTCTTCGCCTCGGGACGCCTCGACGACCTCGCCTCGGTGCACGCGGGGGTGGTCGCGCTGGAGCGCGCGGCCGACGGCTTCGACGCCGACCACATCGCGATGCTCGCCGTCTTCGACCACGAGGAAGTCGGCTCGGGCACCCGCTCCGGCGCCGCGGGGCCGTTCCTGTCCGATGTGCTCGAGCGCCTGTGGCTCTCGCTCGGCGCCGACCGCGAGCAGCAGCTGCGCGCGCTCGCCGCGTCGTGGTGCGTCTCCAGCGACGTCGGGCACTCGGTGCACCCCAACTACGCCGACAAGCACGACCCGGTCGTGCAGCCGATGCTCGGCTCCGGCCCGATCCTCAAGATCAACGCCAATCAGCGGTATGCGACGGATGCCGCGGGGGCGGCTGCCTGGAACACGTGGTGCGCCGAGGCCGGCGTGCACAGTCAGGAGTTCGTCTCGAACAACGGCGTGCCGTGCGGGTCGACGATCGGACCGATCACCGCGACCCGGCTCGGCATCCGCACGGTGGATGTCGGCATTCCGATCCTGTCGATGCACTCGGCGCGGGAGCTCGCGGGCGTGAGCGATCTGTGGGACCTCGCGCGGGTCGCCGAGGTGTTCTTCCGCGGCTGA
- the msrA gene encoding peptide-methionine (S)-S-oxide reductase MsrA — translation MTSGPTDTGTITQTPGTETAVLAGGCFWGMEDLIRRQPGVLDTRVGYTGGQNDHATYRSHPGHAEAVEIVFDPSKTTYRDILAFFFQIHDPSTLNRQGNDIGSSYRSAIFPLSPEQEQVARDTIADVDASGLWPGKAVTTIEPAAPFWEAEPEHQDYLLRIPNGYTCHFPRAGWVLPQRTDVGSGA, via the coding sequence ATGACCAGTGGGCCCACTGACACCGGAACCATCACCCAGACGCCGGGCACCGAGACCGCCGTGCTCGCGGGCGGCTGCTTCTGGGGCATGGAAGACCTCATCCGCCGCCAGCCCGGCGTGCTCGACACGCGCGTGGGCTACACCGGCGGACAGAACGACCACGCCACCTACCGAAGCCACCCCGGCCATGCCGAGGCGGTCGAGATCGTCTTCGATCCGTCGAAGACGACGTATCGCGACATCCTGGCGTTCTTCTTCCAGATCCACGACCCGTCGACGCTGAACCGTCAGGGCAACGACATCGGCTCGAGCTATCGCTCGGCGATCTTCCCCCTCTCCCCCGAGCAGGAGCAGGTCGCGCGCGACACGATCGCCGATGTGGATGCCTCGGGCCTGTGGCCCGGCAAGGCGGTGACGACCATCGAGCCGGCCGCCCCGTTCTGGGAGGCCGAGCCCGAGCACCAGGACTACCTCCTGCGCATCCCGAACGGGTACACGTGCCACTTCCCCCGCGCCGGCTGGGTGCTCCCCCAGCGCACCGACGTGGGCTCGGGCGCCTGA
- a CDS encoding DNA polymerase IV, whose amino-acid sequence MDARPWVLHVDLDQFIAAVEVLRRPELAGKPVIVGGRGDPTERAVVSTASYEARAFGVGSGMPLRIAARKAPDAILLPVDAPAYTAASEAVMETLRAQPGAVVQVLGWDEAFVGLTSDDPEAAARELQRAVLDATRLHCSVGIGDTLVRAKNATDLGKPRGVFRLTAENWLEVMGARPVIDLWGVGSKISKRLAALGIHTVDDLARAEEPPLAAEFGPKMGPWYRQLGRGDGSAVVDDTPWVARGHSRETTFQTDLVDRAEIVDAARTLAAQVLDDVVAEGRPVVGVGLKVRYAPFTTKTFVHKIAETFDRQTVIEEILALVARIEDRPVRLLGARAEMAMPDDARGAHTPTRSGW is encoded by the coding sequence ATGGACGCGCGACCCTGGGTGCTGCACGTCGATCTCGACCAGTTCATCGCCGCCGTCGAGGTGCTGCGCCGGCCCGAGCTCGCCGGCAAGCCGGTGATCGTCGGCGGTCGGGGCGACCCGACCGAGCGCGCCGTGGTGTCGACCGCGTCGTACGAGGCGCGCGCCTTCGGCGTCGGATCCGGGATGCCGCTGCGCATCGCCGCGCGCAAGGCGCCGGACGCGATCCTGCTGCCGGTCGACGCGCCCGCCTACACCGCCGCCTCCGAGGCGGTGATGGAGACGCTGCGCGCACAGCCCGGCGCGGTGGTCCAGGTGCTCGGCTGGGATGAGGCGTTCGTCGGGCTCACCTCCGACGATCCCGAAGCGGCCGCCCGGGAATTGCAGCGCGCGGTGCTCGACGCGACCCGGCTGCACTGCAGCGTCGGCATCGGCGACACCCTCGTGCGTGCCAAGAACGCGACCGACCTCGGCAAGCCGCGCGGCGTCTTCCGCCTCACCGCCGAGAACTGGCTCGAGGTGATGGGCGCGCGGCCCGTGATCGACCTGTGGGGGGTCGGATCGAAGATCTCGAAGCGGCTGGCGGCGCTGGGCATCCACACCGTCGACGACCTCGCCCGCGCCGAGGAGCCGCCGCTGGCGGCGGAGTTCGGACCGAAGATGGGGCCCTGGTATCGGCAGCTCGGCCGCGGCGACGGGTCTGCGGTCGTCGACGACACCCCGTGGGTGGCCCGCGGGCACAGTCGCGAGACGACTTTTCAGACCGACCTGGTCGACCGGGCAGAGATCGTGGATGCCGCGCGCACGCTCGCCGCCCAAGTGCTCGATGATGTGGTCGCCGAAGGGCGGCCGGTCGTCGGGGTCGGACTGAAGGTGCGCTACGCGCCGTTCACGACGAAGACCTTCGTGCACAAGATCGCCGAGACGTTCGACCGGCAGACGGTCATCGAGGAGATCCTGGCGCTCGTCGCGAGGATCGAGGACCGCCCTGTGCGCCTCCTCGGCGCGCGAGCCGAGATGGCCATGCCCGACGACGCTCGCGGCGCGCACACCCCCACCCGCAGCGGCTGGTGA
- a CDS encoding LON peptidase substrate-binding domain-containing protein, whose translation MGEMSMFPLGSVLFPATPLMLRLFEPRYLTMLGRLLERENPEFGVVLIERGSEVGGGEQRSTIGTVARIVKVDAAAEAMYLVAVGDSRFEVARWLDDDPHPMAEVVALPPLEWDEALAPLRAEAEAIVRRVAARVASTGDPEIADVRWDADAPISDDPVESSWQLAAIAPLGELDRQKLLRSTTLGGLLRRLIDLTLEVDEITSPSTPDRP comes from the coding sequence ATGGGCGAGATGTCGATGTTCCCGTTGGGGTCGGTGCTGTTCCCGGCCACGCCCCTGATGCTGCGCCTCTTCGAGCCGCGCTACCTCACGATGCTCGGACGCCTGCTCGAGCGGGAGAACCCCGAGTTCGGCGTCGTGCTGATCGAGCGCGGCAGCGAGGTGGGCGGCGGCGAGCAGCGATCCACGATCGGCACCGTCGCACGCATCGTGAAGGTGGATGCCGCCGCCGAGGCGATGTACCTCGTCGCCGTCGGCGACAGCCGGTTCGAGGTGGCTCGCTGGCTCGATGACGACCCGCACCCGATGGCCGAGGTGGTCGCACTCCCTCCGCTCGAGTGGGACGAGGCGCTCGCGCCCCTGCGCGCCGAGGCGGAGGCGATCGTGCGACGTGTGGCTGCGCGCGTGGCATCCACCGGCGATCCCGAGATCGCCGACGTGCGCTGGGACGCCGACGCGCCGATCTCGGACGACCCCGTGGAGTCCTCGTGGCAGCTCGCGGCGATCGCGCCGCTGGGCGAACTCGACCGTCAGAAGCTGCTGCGCTCCACGACGCTCGGCGGGCTGCTGCGACGGCTCATCGACCTCACGCTCGAGGTCGACGAGATCACCAGCCCATCGACCCCGGACCGCCCTTGA
- a CDS encoding MDR family MFS transporter: MTTTAPTPTVAPGDGPMLLTQRRIWIIFSALIAGMLLSSLDQTIVSTAMPTLVGELGGVEHQVWITSAYILATTIVMPIYGKFGDILGRRNLFLLAIAIFTLASIGCAFATDFWMFVVFRAVQGLGGGGLMILSQAIIADIVPANERGKYLGPLGAVFGLSAVAGPLLGGFFVDHLTWQWAFYINIPVGIAAFAIAFFALKLPSKKADKPIDWLGVVFLSIATTCLIFFTDFGGDRDHGWDDPLTWAWGAGLLVAVALFVFTESRAADPVMPLSLFKNPVFVNATAIGFVVGIGMFAALAFVPTFLQMSSGTSAAASGLLMLPMMVGVMGTSIASGLIITKTGKYKIYPILGTFITGAVMVVMTSLTAETPVWLICVYLFALGAGLGFVMQVVVLVVQNAVPASEIGTATSSNNYFREAGAALGIAVFGAMFTSRLTDNLLAAFTDAGASADQAGQAAATIDPATLNDLPGPVRDAIVTAYADSLAPVFWYLVPFLAVAFVLALFLKEIPLSDVAGLVARGEAIGGEEAERLEAEQRAAAGRGAAADAGALAAADAPGAASTPPSEK, encoded by the coding sequence ATGACCACCACCGCCCCCACCCCGACCGTCGCGCCCGGCGACGGCCCGATGCTGCTGACCCAGCGGCGCATCTGGATCATCTTCTCGGCCCTCATCGCCGGAATGCTCCTGTCCAGCCTCGACCAGACCATCGTCTCCACCGCGATGCCGACTCTCGTCGGCGAGCTCGGCGGGGTCGAGCACCAGGTGTGGATCACGAGCGCCTACATCCTCGCGACGACGATCGTCATGCCCATCTACGGCAAATTCGGCGACATCCTGGGCCGGCGCAACCTCTTCCTCCTCGCGATCGCGATCTTCACGCTGGCCTCGATCGGCTGCGCGTTCGCGACCGACTTCTGGATGTTCGTGGTGTTCCGCGCCGTGCAGGGCCTCGGCGGCGGCGGCCTCATGATCCTGTCGCAGGCGATCATCGCCGACATCGTGCCGGCCAACGAGCGCGGCAAGTACCTCGGCCCGCTGGGCGCCGTCTTCGGCCTGTCCGCCGTCGCGGGGCCGCTGCTGGGCGGCTTCTTCGTCGACCACCTGACCTGGCAGTGGGCGTTCTACATCAACATCCCGGTCGGCATCGCCGCGTTCGCGATCGCCTTCTTCGCCCTCAAGCTCCCGAGCAAGAAGGCCGACAAGCCCATCGACTGGCTCGGCGTCGTGTTCCTCTCGATCGCCACGACATGCCTCATCTTCTTCACCGACTTCGGCGGAGATCGCGACCACGGCTGGGACGACCCGCTCACGTGGGCGTGGGGGGCGGGCCTGCTCGTGGCCGTCGCGCTGTTCGTCTTCACCGAGTCCCGCGCGGCCGACCCGGTCATGCCGCTGTCGCTGTTCAAGAACCCGGTGTTCGTCAACGCCACCGCCATCGGCTTCGTCGTGGGCATCGGCATGTTCGCGGCCCTGGCGTTCGTGCCGACCTTCCTGCAGATGTCCTCGGGCACCTCCGCGGCCGCATCCGGCCTCCTCATGCTCCCGATGATGGTCGGCGTCATGGGCACCTCGATCGCGTCAGGTCTGATCATCACCAAGACCGGCAAGTACAAGATCTATCCGATCCTCGGCACCTTCATCACCGGCGCCGTGATGGTCGTCATGACCTCGCTCACCGCTGAGACCCCCGTGTGGCTCATCTGCGTGTACCTGTTCGCGCTGGGCGCCGGCCTCGGCTTCGTCATGCAGGTCGTCGTGCTGGTGGTGCAGAACGCGGTCCCCGCTTCGGAGATCGGCACCGCGACCAGCTCGAACAACTACTTCCGCGAGGCGGGAGCGGCTCTGGGCATCGCCGTGTTCGGCGCGATGTTCACCTCGCGCCTGACCGACAACCTGCTCGCGGCCTTCACCGACGCCGGCGCCTCAGCCGATCAGGCGGGCCAGGCGGCCGCCACGATCGACCCCGCGACCCTGAACGATCTGCCCGGGCCTGTGCGCGACGCGATCGTCACCGCCTACGCCGACTCCCTCGCCCCGGTGTTCTGGTATCTCGTGCCGTTCCTGGCGGTCGCCTTCGTGCTGGCCCTCTTCCTCAAGGAGATCCCGCTCTCCGACGTCGCCGGGCTCGTCGCCCGCGGCGAGGCGATCGGCGGCGAGGAGGCCGAGCGCCTGGAGGCCGAGCAGCGCGCGGCCGCCGGCCGCGGCGCGGCAGCTGACGCGGGAGCCCTCGCGGCAGCTGACGCGCCGGGCGCGGCATCCACTCCCCCGTCGGAGAAGTAG
- a CDS encoding TetR/AcrR family transcriptional regulator, protein MNQSATGPRERRRTETTRTLISLARRATASTGLTGFTIEELCEQAGVSRRTFFNYFASKEDAVLGFALNLDTSDIEEMFVRMRPLTPPGELSSNLLTDFAALTEARWAALEIDHAAAAELMAAAEREPRLIAHMIERHRTDERNDITLVARREGVTDDDPRIVAMVQLVGHLARVAVPASLDPDHPQDFRDVLERHLAAVHALFTTQTMNDPESTR, encoded by the coding sequence GTGAACCAGAGTGCAACAGGCCCACGGGAGCGACGGCGCACCGAGACGACCCGCACTCTCATCTCCCTCGCGCGCCGCGCGACGGCATCCACCGGCCTCACCGGGTTCACCATCGAGGAGCTGTGCGAGCAGGCAGGGGTCTCCCGGCGCACCTTCTTCAACTACTTCGCGTCGAAGGAAGACGCCGTGCTCGGCTTCGCGCTGAACCTCGACACCTCCGACATCGAGGAGATGTTCGTGCGGATGCGTCCCCTGACCCCTCCTGGCGAGCTCTCGAGCAACCTCCTCACCGACTTCGCCGCCCTCACCGAAGCCCGCTGGGCCGCGTTGGAGATCGACCACGCCGCCGCGGCGGAGCTGATGGCCGCCGCCGAGCGCGAGCCGCGCCTCATCGCGCACATGATCGAGCGGCACCGCACCGACGAGCGAAACGACATCACCCTGGTCGCTCGCCGCGAGGGCGTCACCGACGACGATCCGCGCATCGTCGCGATGGTGCAGCTGGTCGGCCACCTCGCACGCGTCGCGGTGCCGGCCTCGCTCGATCCCGACCACCCGCAGGACTTCCGCGACGTGCTCGAACGGCATCTCGCCGCCGTGCACGCGCTGTTCACCACGCAGACCATGAACGACCCGGAAAGCACCCGATGA
- a CDS encoding DUF427 domain-containing protein encodes MPQRDPVAPGQESVWDYPRPPRVERVDRRVRIVLGGAEIVDTGDVVRVLETSHPPVYYLPIADFAPGALTAGDGSSFCEFKGAAGYFDVHGGGQTRSRAAWTYPTPTPGFEVLVGRVAVYAQQMDRCEVDGIEVVPQPGRFYGGWITPEIVGPFKGGPGSMGW; translated from the coding sequence ATGCCGCAGCGTGACCCCGTCGCCCCCGGTCAGGAATCCGTCTGGGACTATCCGCGCCCGCCGCGCGTCGAGCGCGTTGATCGGCGCGTGCGCATCGTGCTCGGCGGTGCGGAGATCGTCGACACCGGCGACGTCGTGCGGGTGCTCGAGACGAGCCATCCGCCCGTGTACTACCTCCCGATCGCCGATTTCGCGCCGGGGGCGCTGACCGCCGGCGACGGCTCGTCGTTCTGCGAGTTCAAGGGCGCGGCAGGGTATTTCGACGTGCACGGCGGCGGCCAGACCCGTTCCCGGGCGGCGTGGACCTATCCCACCCCGACCCCCGGCTTCGAGGTTCTCGTCGGCCGTGTCGCCGTGTACGCGCAGCAGATGGACCGGTGCGAGGTCGACGGGATCGAGGTCGTCCCGCAGCCGGGTCGCTTCTACGGGGGATGGATCACTCCGGAGATCGTCGGCCCCTTCAAGGGCGGTCCGGGGTCGATGGGCTGGTGA